A genomic segment from Necator americanus strain Aroian chromosome III, whole genome shotgun sequence encodes:
- a CDS encoding hypothetical protein (NECATOR_CHRIII.G9497.T2), with product MRCVESSANAEEKRRIARPPPFPSVVRSFRSALVFGWVLTAYRMPVFQLSTNVSQSKVTPELLKQISSLVARILHKPESYVCVHVVADQSMTFAGTDDPCAVGSLKSIGGVGGSQNNSHAKALFALIKDHLEIEGNRMYIEFVDIGAGDIAYNGRTFA from the exons ATGCGATGCGTCGAATCGTCAGCGAACGCCGAGGAAAAACGGCGGATTGCCCGTCCTCCGCCGTTCCCCTCGGTCGTTCGTTCGTTCCGTTCTGCTCTCGTCTTCGGCTGGGTGCTTACAGCGTATCG GATGCCTGTCTTCCAACTTAGCACCAACGTCAGCCAATCCAAAGTCACACCGGAACTGTTGAAGCAGATCTCGTCGCTTGTCGCACGTATCCTACATAAACCTGAAAGC TACGTATGTGTCCATGTGGTCGCTGATCAGAGCATGACATTCGCTGGAACAGACGATCCATGCGCTGTTGGTAGTCTCAAATCGATTGGAGGTGTTGGTGGCTCGCAGAATAATAGCCACGCTAAGGCACTGTTCGCCTTAATCAAGGATCATCTGGAAATCGAAGGGAACAG AATGTACATCGAGTTCGTCGACATCGGAGCCGGCGATATTGCCTACAATGGTAGAACCTTTGCGTGA
- a CDS encoding hypothetical protein (NECATOR_CHRIII.G9497.T1): MPVFQLSTNVSQSKVTPELLKQISSLVARILHKPESYVCVHVVADQSMTFAGTDDPCAVGSLKSIGGVGGSQNNSHAKALFALIKDHLEIEGNRMYIEFVDIGAGDIAYNGRTFA, from the exons ATGCCTGTCTTCCAACTTAGCACCAACGTCAGCCAATCCAAAGTCACACCGGAACTGTTGAAGCAGATCTCGTCGCTTGTCGCACGTATCCTACATAAACCTGAAAGC TACGTATGTGTCCATGTGGTCGCTGATCAGAGCATGACATTCGCTGGAACAGACGATCCATGCGCTGTTGGTAGTCTCAAATCGATTGGAGGTGTTGGTGGCTCGCAGAATAATAGCCACGCTAAGGCACTGTTCGCCTTAATCAAGGATCATCTGGAAATCGAAGGGAACAG AATGTACATCGAGTTCGTCGACATCGGAGCCGGCGATATTGCCTACAATGGTAGAACCTTTGCGTGA
- a CDS encoding hypothetical protein (NECATOR_CHRIII.G9498.T1): protein MAEKRKLLAEIDKCFKKIDEGVELFEETMMKMQEANSDNQREKYQDDLKKEIKKLQRLRDQVKGWQNCSEIKDKDKLTHYRKLIEQRMEQFKDIERENKTKPHSKQGLSAEEKLDPREKEKVETIEWLQSQIRELSDEADRTESQIESISSVDAGKRRGKKEDGKKGEKEKRMEELKRHLDRMKFHMGKLEVCMRMVNNESLESKRVMDVLKDPLEMYVDALVDPDYEGDTDHLENLDPEDAYEELNLGALSAQIGGIQIGSLDEEKENGHDNGSANEGSGIDEGNSRSGGSRHGSQDTPASPAPRRTVAAASVPVTPAKDGSTEAGQVSSLSGVNQATPPPPPPGIPYNSVAAGRITASSSLTNTSGPTTSPPANVVNAKTTVIATRPSANSSGGVQLVQLVTSTSTQQNSASIQDDDAGSTISSQNEGGATSTADNVVNKADESRTSTVPQPGATKPLATANGTAAENPSLYTPTETTAQQFAFTNKLYAANEASAALSADGSTASAMADVVEGVQRIPGESGSPRRSGDVGLDAADDTLRVLRLSQQNQQPVNTEPQRAHIPAWLGASPLGRTQTTSEMEMQLAALEASLARTPLPMDSERPRTYLPKIPCPCASYYPQVSAQNVDTLEYYLRLSPETLFFIFYYMEGTRAQLLAAKALKKLSWRFHTKYLTWFQRHEEPKQITDDFEQGTYVYFDYEKWSQRKKESFTFEYRYLEDKDFE, encoded by the exons ATGGCGGAGAAGCGCAAGCTCCTTGCCGAGATTgataaatgtttcaaaaag ATTGATGAGGGTGTAGAGCTGTTTGAGGAGACGATGATGAAGATGCAAGAAGCGAATAGTGATAACCAACGGGAAAAATATCAG GAtgacttgaaaaaagaaattaaaaagttgCAGCGGTTAAGAGACCAAGTGAAGGGATGGCAGAACTGCTCTGAAATAAAG GATAAAGACAAGTTAACCCATTATCGCAAATTGATAGAACAACGGATGGAGCAGTTTAAGGACATAGAGCGGGAAAACAAGACGAAACCGCACAGCAAGCAG GGCCTgagtgcagaagaaaaattagacccacgagagaaagaaaaggtggAAACGATCGAGTGGCTGCAA AGTCAAATCCGTGAGCTTAGCGACGAAGCAGATCGTACAGAATCGCAGATCGAATCGATATCATCTGTGGATGCTGGAAAACGACgagggaagaaagaagacgGAAAGAAGGGCGAAAAAGAG aagCGCATGGAGGAGTTGAAACGTCACCTCGACCGAATGAAATTTCATATGGGTAAATTGGAG GTCTGCATGCGAATGGTGAACAATGAGTCTCTGGAGTCGAAACGAGTGATGGATGTGTTGAAAGACCCGTTGGAAATGTATGTGGATGCGCTAGTGGATCCGGATTATGAAGGCGATACGGATCATTTGGAAAATCTGGATCCGGAAG ACGCTTACGAGGAGTTGAATTTGGGAGCGCTGAGTGCACAAATTGGCGGGATTCAAATCGGTTCGCTggatgaagagaaagaaaatg GTCATGATAACGGTTCTGCAAATGAAGGATCTGGCATTGATGAAGGGAATTCACGAAGCGGTGGATCTCGACACGGCAGTCAAGACACTCCGGCCAGTCCTGCTCCACGTAGGACAGTCGCCGCTGCTTCTGTTCCCGTCACACCAGCAAA AGACGGCTCCACGGAAGCTGGTCAAGTGAGCTCATTGAGCGGAGTGAATCAGGCCACACCTCCGCCTCCTCCTCCTGGAATTCCGTACAATAGCGTAGCTGCCGGACGTATAACAGCTTCGTCGTCCTTAACGAACACAAGCGGTCCTACGACATCACCGCCTGCGAATGTCGTCAACGCGAAGACTACGGTAATTGCAAC GCGACCAAGTGCGAATAGCAGTGGAGGAGTTCAACTGGTTCAGCTAGTCACATCCACTTCAACGCAACAAAATTCAGCGTCTATTCAAGATGACGATGCAGGATCGACGATTTCAAGCCAAAATGAG GGTGGTGCCACATCGACTGCCGATAACGTGGTAAATAAAGCGGATGAGTCACGCACATCAACAGTTCCGCAACCGGGTGCTACCAAACCGTTAGCAACTGCCAATGGCACAGCAGCTGAG aatcCATCGTTGTACACGCCAACAGAGACAACTGCACAGCAGTTCGCGTTCACCAACAAACTGTACGCGGCCAATGAG GCATCGGCAGCTCTGAGTGCAGACGGTAGCACGGCGTCTGCAATGGCAGACGTCGTGGAGGGAGTACAGAGGATTCCTGGCGAATCTGGAAGTCCTCGTCGTTCCGGTGATG TAGGGCTTGACGCTGCGGATGATACTCTACGGGTACTTCGTTTATCGCAGCAAAATCAACAACCAGTCAACACAGAACCGCAACGA GCACACATTCCTGCTTGGTTGGGCGCTTCTCCATTAGGTCGTACACAAACTACAAGTGAAATGGAAATGCAACTAGCTGCCTTGGAAGCCTCACTTGCACGAACTCCTTTGCCGATGGACAGCGAACGGCCGCGAACGTACTTGCCGAAAATCCCATGTCCGTGCGCTTCTTACTATCCTCAG GTATCGGCACAAAACGTTGACACTCTCGAGTATTACTTGAGGTTGAGTCCAGAGACGttgtttttcatcttctaCTACATGGAG gGTACAAGAGCGCAATTATTAGCGGCAAAGGCATTGAAAAAGTTGTCTTGGCGCTTTCATACAAAGTATCTCACATGGTTTCAACGGCATGAGGAACCGAAACAAATAACGGACGATTTTGAACAG GGCACTTAT